GAAGTACTCTATAAGTTTGTGATTAGCTATTGAAGATCTGCATTCTGATTTGTTTTCTAATCGTATAAGTGCCTATATTATTTATCCAATTCTTTAGCGCTGGCTCTTTCAGCGTCTTTCATTTCATAACATCGGCATTATGATTTCTGTTGATCAATAGTCATATACTCGGTAGCCTATATTCAAATAGATTAGGTTTATAAATTACACTTGCTTCTTAATTGGCTTTCGTGCCCTTGGATCTGTTCCACTagtagttgtaatttaattaagtttagtaCAAGATTAATCTGAATTGTTTCATTTTTAGGTCATTGGATTCAGTTTTAAAATCTTTTGCTTTGAGCAATGTCACTGATTTAATAACTGCTACTACTGGAGAAAAAAGACATGTACCCAAGTACATATGTGATGCTATGTTTGATTAGTATTTACAATTAAATTGACTGACTTATAATATATGTGAGATTGCGAGTCGAGAGATTGTATAACATGCTACAAGtaatttttatttaaatattATCTTTAGTGCATTTCTTGTGTAATATGTTGGTAAATGTTCCTGACATTTGGAGAACACAAGGTCCGAAATTTTTTTGCATACCAATTTTAACGTTTAAGATATTTTGGCAGGTTGTTCACAACTACCCGAATTTGTGACCTCAGTATATTCTGAAAAAATTTCAATGATAAAACTTAAAATCTCTTGTCTGTatagcatggttttaaatctCGGTATCGGTCGTAGTCGCGGTAATGGTATAACCGGTCCTTAATTGACCGTCGCGGATGGATCACGATGATTTCTCCGGCGATATCTCGTATAGGTAGAGAGTGAAAATTCGATACAACTCTGCCAAGATTTTGAACCATGTTGTATAGAGTATTATATATGTCAAATAAAGTTAACCTGTATTACATACTGATTGAGTAGACAGCTTCTTGATTTCAATGCCTTTCTGGACATCTTGCGAGTCATTAACAAAAAAAACTCCACTTTTCTTCAATCACAGCATTAACTCTGTTAATGTGTACAATTTGTGTTACTCGGTTAGGTAGAAATTTTTTTCATTTAGTCTTGTCTAATTGATTTCACGTCTGATATTCTAAATACTAACTTTCACCCTTCTGTTACCTCTCTGCAGGTCTGTCATTGAAGTCCGCAATGGCCTGACCTTCCTGGACCTAATAGTCATGCAAATTGAGGTGCTTTTGATTTGTTCTCTCTCTTTtcctaattgttttttttttctcagtTTTGTTTTTCTGTGTGAACTCTGGTTTTATTTAGCACTTATCTGCATGGATATTTTTCAGAACCTTAATTCCACGTACGGGTGCAAAGTGCCTCTGGTTTTAATGAACTCATTTAACACTCATGATGATACTCTTAAGGTATGTATTTTGTAACGATCTTGTTTGTGCTATTCGGCTGGAAGAGCATTATCTGATGCGCGTTCAATTTCACTGCACGCAGATTGTTGAAAAATACACCGATGCCAATGTTGAGATCCATACATTCAATCAGGTCTGTCAATTTCATATAACtcatatattttaatttttatattCATGTGTAGGACATGGTATTAAATTGCTTAATTAGCTGCCATCGCTGTAATGGTCACAAATTGCGGGCGGATATGTAATAAGATGCGATAGCATGCttaatgtcataactcgttttaaTAACTGTCACAAGTTGTATCGGTCTAACATCGGCTTTACTATCCCTCAGTCGAGCAAGTATCAGCAGGATCAGCTGTATTGTTCAAACATCGGCCGTATCGGTTAAATATCGCTGTTTTTGTTAGCCCTTTATATATTATGCAGAAAGCTGAAAATCCTTTACGGCCAATAGGTCGTTTGTAATGGCTGAATTTTGTTACCATTGTGTGGTTAGTGGTATCAGGTCTCATGATGGGTTTGTGATAATTATTGATTGATTTTCTCTCGTCCACTTGAATTTCAGAGCCAGTACCCTCGTTTGGTGGTTGAAGATTTCTTGCCACTTCCATGTAAAGGTCAAACTGGCAAGGATGGGTGGTATGATATACTAATATTCATTTGATCTTTCTGATTTTATGTAGAATATATAATGCAACATTGAATGCATTTGCTTGATGGTGTTTTCTGCGTAGTATATCCAGATTTAGTTTCTGTTAACTATTTTATTCCTTCTATCTGCATTGTTggttcatgtcagccgaccccaaatcattttgggattaaggctctgatgttgttgttgttgttgtatctgcaTTGTTGGTATCACAAGGTGAGAAATAATTGGAATGGAGGGAATAAAtaccaacgacaacaacaacaagaacaacggCCTTAGTTAAATGATTTGGGGTTAGCTAACCTGAGTACATGAATCATTATAGGAGGCCTTTGTGGGAGGGATTATTCTAAATAGGCAAAGAAATTTAAATTATTCCAAttcatttggttttttttttttttttttttgttctttctaAGGGATATTTcaataaaaagtaaacaaatgattggaacgGAGAGAGTATATGAATTAGAAACTTCATCATCCACATATATTCTTTTCCTCCACATAATTCTTTGCCTTATTTCCTTCAACGCAGTTAGACTCTTGTGGTTTTCAGTCACCTTTATATGTGGTCTATTGAGCGTTACTGTGCTCTGGCTTTCAAGGTTTTGGTTTATTCATTTTCGAGCCTTCTAACCGGGAACTTGCTTGATCTCTATGACTCATAGTCAAACTACCTCTGCCAAATGTCGGCGCTCATGTTATTTTCAATTGACACAACTCCTAGGTTCCCCTTTCTCCTTGCTCACTCATTTCTCAACAATCCGTTTTTGTATGGCACACAGCACACTCGACACACCCACCGTTCCATTTATGGAGggaacatttataatttatttttacTAAAGCTTTTGTCAGTTAGAATGTTTGGCAACTTTCTCCTGCTTAATGTAATTCTTTCCATTGGAGACTTCTCAATCTTCACGTTGAATGTCTTTACTGCACATCTTAGTCTCTCAGCTTTTACTCTATTTTTGATCATCTTATCAACATGAAGGTATCCTCCTGGCCATGGTGATGTATTCCCTGCCTTCAAGAACAGCGGTAAACTTGACCATTTCTTGTCACAGGTAACTGTATTTTGAACATTCGTGAATCAGTTTGTATGAGTATACTTCTTCTTGAGAGTAGCAGTCACGAGGATACTGAAACAAGATACTATTAAACTTGGACAGGGCAAGGAGTACATTTTTGTTGCCAACTCTGACAACCTGGGGGCCATAGTTGATTTGAGTATCCTGAATCTGGTTTTGTGCTGTTGGTTTGAGGTTCTCAGTAGATTTATGCTCACATATTTACACTGAAGCTGAATTATGACATATTATGTCTTGTACTTTTCTTGTTTAGACTTGGCTTCACTTACCAAGTTTCACTTCATTTTGTGATATATAATCATTCTCCATCGAATTCTTAAAGTTTCCTCCTTAATTTACTCCATAGAGATCTTACACCATTTGATCCAAAACAAGAACGAATACTGCATGGAGGTATGCCTGTTGATCATGAAGATTCTTATAATGTTCCTTCTTATACACTTATACATACATGGACGCATGGTCATTATTTATTTGATGTTTTATTTTTCCCATTTCAGGTTACACCCAAAACTTTAGCTGATGTCAAAGGGGGTACTCTTATTTCTTATGAAGGAAAAGTCCAGGtttgttcattttttttgttttgattgttgTAGACTTGTAGCCTTAAAGATCACAGTTCAGCTAAACCTTAGCTTGCCACCTGTTTCTTATAGTATTAATTCATTCAGCATTTGTGTTTTTCCTTGTGTAATTTCCCAAAATATATAACATAACTATGTTATTTTCTATTTCTGATGGAGCCAATTatttactaattttttttttacttttgtgTTTGATCAAGTAAAGAAAAATGGATTAGTACCTTCCTTGTACAGGGAATTAGCACTCAGTTAACATAATTTTCATAACGAGTCATCTGAAAACTCCACAGAGGGATAAGGGTATGCTAATCGGACCCCCCATTTTGTTAGATATGGGAGCCCTCAAAGCGTGGGGGTAATATATTTGGTATTTCATTAATTCACTAATATGATGCTGAAGGCGATTTATGTTTCTCTTGTTGCAGCTGTTGGAGATTGCACAGGTTCCAGATGAGCATGTGAGAACTTACTGTAGCAACCATTTTTAGCTTATCCCATCTTAATATGTTGGATTTTGATCGCTGCCGTCTTTTATGATGTATTATATTACTTACAATACCTTGTGTTTCAATCAGGTCGGTGAATTCAAATCCATTGAGAAGTTCAAGATTTTTAACACTAACAACTTGTATGTTATTCATTTATGCAACTTGCAATCCTATGTGAATTTAGTTAGAAAAAAAGCAAGATTACTCATGAAGTCATGATCCTGAAATGAAATGGTTCCAGGTGGGTGAACTTGAAAGCAATTAAAAGGCTTGTGGAAAGTGATGCATTGAAGATGGAAATCATTCCAAATCCTAAGGTATCATACCTATATAATTGGTGGTTATTGGTCAGTTCCATTGTGGGCGTGTTGCTTTAATTTATTTTGCTTTTAggaagttgatggcgttaaagtTCTTCAACTTGAAACTGCTGCTGGTGCTGCCATTAAGGTAACAAACTTGACGTTGTGCTCTGTTTTATATAGGGTGTCACTTTAATGACGTGATGTGATTATGTTGTGTATTATCTGTGGAACAGTTCTTTGATAATGCCATTGGCATCAATGTCCCACGATCACGATTCCTTCCAGTGAAGGCAACTTCAGATTTGCTCCTTGTCCAGGTGACTTTAGCTACAACGTAACCCGTTTTACTTAGTATGCTTATTTATGTGATTTTAATATCATCATTCTGAACTTACTGCAGTCTGATCTGTACACCGTTGTTGACGGCTTTGTAGTAAGGAACCCAGCTAGAACTAATCCTGCTAACCCAAACATTGAATTGGGTCCTGAATTCAAAAAGGTTCTATCTAACTTTCCAAGCATGTTTCTTTCTGTTGTAAGGTTAAAACCTTTATTTTGATAACTTGACTAGCTCATCTCATGAACAGGTCAGCAACTTCTTGAGCCGTTTCAAATCGATTCCCAGTATCATTGAGCTCGACAATTTGAAAGTATCCGGAGATGTATGGTTTGGAGCTGGAGTAACTCTCAAGGTACATTGATTTTAATATTACCTCTAACATTTATGTACCACATTTCTATTGAGGTAATTCATTATTTCATTAGATAGAAGAGGTGATCAAGAGTTCCACACCATAATTATCTAGGTATTATGTGATTGATGAGCTTTTTTCATGTGTAGCCTTCTATGTCCAGTCTAatagaaaaatgtcatttttctGATCAGTCACAGCTATTACATACTAAGGTTATTTAATCAATCAGTGTGCATATATTTTGTTTAAGATCGAAAAAGTGTTCTGTATATCTCATGCTTCAGTTAATGAGTAAACCATGGCTCTGTGTATGCACATCGACACAAATCTTATTCACTTGCTAAATTGTTTGCAGTTAGTAATATGTGAAACAATTATAGGCTCAATTTTCATTATGACTTGTTTAGAAACTGTCGAATAAGGTTGCATGCACCGACCCTCATACTCTACCATAGGCGGGAAGTCTTTGGGTCAATAGGGTAATGGTGTGATAGTTGTTTTGGAGAGTGGCCTAACTGTTGATGACATTTCTTTGTGTCCTTAGCAATCATTTGATGCAGTATTTGACACAATTTTCGTTAAGAGTCATCTCATAGTAGTCTCTCTGTGCTATTAAGCCAGAGATAAGGATACTTATTGCCAGATATACTGTCTTGGATTGAGATTTTTGCCCCATAGCACATTTCTAATTTCGGTTTTGTTTTCATTCAACTGCTGCTGTTTATCCTTATAACAGGGCAACGTAACTATTGTCGCCAAATCGGGAGAGAAGTTGGAAATTCCTGATGCTGCTGTTTTAGCAGACAAGGTTTCACACTTTTGCTAATGAAAAACTGATGTCTCTGAGTTTCTGGTCGCTTACTTGAGTGATTACTGACATGAGTTGTGTTGCCTTTTACAGCAGTAGAGCAATGGACTAGAAGATCAAATTGTGGAAGCTCAGAGATCATGATATATGATCGTCGAATTGCTCTGGTTTTTGTGTTTGGTATTTATGCGCGTTTAGAGATTACGGAGTATTTTGTGTTCATAGATATTTGGGTTTGGTGATCATTTTTGTTGAGCAACTGTTACAGGAAATTGCCACAAACCTTGACAAATTTTAATAAATGATCAGTTTATTTTTTTATACCGAGTTAATTACAGCCTCGGGAATATTTTAGTGTTGATGTAGTATACTAGCTTAAAACCGTGCCTTTGCACGGGCATATGGAAGAACAatttacttaattaaattaatatggcCGATTTGCAAACTACTACCGATTATAGTCAGAATTTTTCAAAATACtacatattatatttttttattcaAATTACTACCTACAAAGTTACAACTTTTTCAAAGTTACTACTTAATCACTGGATTAAAAATTTAATTGGCTGTTATTAAGTAAATTCTATTGAGTAATCCCCTTTTAAAATTTAATCCTAAATAATCTACTCATACTACCTTTATACTAATCCTAAATTCTAAATCCATCTTTAATCTTTCTTATTCATATCTTCATCTACCTACCGCCACTACCACCATCAACATCCACCACTCTCAAAACCAACCACTATTAATAATCACCACCTTCAACACCCACCACTATTTATCTCACTCTAGGTGACCACTATTACACTACGGCTACCATCAACTTCCATGATTATAGCCACACTCCGGAATGTTTCACCACCATAACCTCACCATGACTAACATTGTCGTTAGCCTCTTACTATCATTGCCGAACCGTCCTTAGATCTAGGGTTTTCGATTGATGGGGACTTGAGCTAGTTGTGGTGGGTTAAAGGTGGGACTCTGGCGGCAATATGGATGGCAGATGTGGATTAGGGTGTGGCTGGAT
The genomic region above belongs to Silene latifolia isolate original U9 population unplaced genomic scaffold, ASM4854445v1 scaffold_655, whole genome shotgun sequence and contains:
- the LOC141639967 gene encoding UTP--glucose-1-phosphate uridylyltransferase-like; this translates as MASAATLSPTDADKLHNLQSAVSGLEQISENEKSGFISLVSRYLSGEAEHVEWSKINTPTDDIVVPYDTLATPPEDAEKTRELLDKLVVLKLNGGLGTTMGCTGPKSVIEVRNGLTFLDLIVMQIENLNSTYGCKVPLVLMNSFNTHDDTLKIVEKYTDANVEIHTFNQSQYPRLVVEDFLPLPCKGQTGKDGWYPPGHGDVFPAFKNSGKLDHFLSQGKEYIFVANSDNLGAIVDLKILHHLIQNKNEYCMEVTPKTLADVKGGTLISYEGKVQLLEIAQVPDEHVGEFKSIEKFKIFNTNNLWVNLKAIKRLVESDALKMEIIPNPKEVDGVKVLQLETAAGAAIKFFDNAIGINVPRSRFLPVKATSDLLLVQSDLYTVVDGFVVRNPARTNPANPNIELGPEFKKVSNFLSRFKSIPSIIELDNLKVSGDVWFGAGVTLKGNVTIVAKSGEKLEIPDAAVLADKQ